From Candidatus Omnitrophota bacterium:
CTTTTTCGCTGATGTGGGCGATGAAACTCTCCGTCAACTTCATGACGCTCTTCGGCCTGGCGCTCGGCGTAGGTATGCTCGTCGATAATTCCATAGTCGTCTTTGAGAACATATTGAGCAAAAATGAAAAGGGGTTAAAAGGCATCCCCGCAGCCATAGAGGGCACGGAAGAGGTGTGGGTAGCCATCTGGGCCGGCACGCTTACCCACATCTCCGTCTTCCTGCCTATGATCTTTGTCGGCGAAGAGATAAAACTTCTGTATGGCGGCGTAGCGTGGACGGTGACATTTTCCCTGCTGGTATCGTTATTTGTGGCCATTACGGTGGTCCCGCTCCTTACTTCCAGGGCCAAATTTTATATAAAGGATGTCCCGACGGGGTACGGGAAGAAGGATAGGGCAGGGTTCATGACGGCGATATATGCGGCCCAGAGAAAAGGCGTCGTCTATATGATACGGAAGAGATACCGTGTCCTTATGTGGGCCGCCCTGATATTCCTTGTGTCGCTCTTCCTCTTCACAAAGATGGGTATGGAATTCCTGGGTACCACGGAGCAGAATAAATTTACCATCTTCATAGAAATGCCTACCGGGACGAAATTGGATGTCACGGACAGCTTCGTGAAGAAGGTGGAGGCGATGGTCAAGGAGATACCGGAGGCGAAGATATTCTCGTCCAGGGTAGAACCATGGTCGAGCAAGATATATGTGGAACTGGTGAGCCTGACTAAAAGGAAGAGGTCGGTCAAAGAGGTCATAGAGGGCATCCGTCCCAAGGTGGAGCGGTTGAAGCCGGCCTTCATATATTTTGAAGAGGAGCAGGAGGTCGGGACAAAAGAGATAGTGCTGGAGCTCTTCGGTTACGACTATAACACATTGAGAGAGATAGCGATATCGATGGCGACGCGATTGGGGGCGCTAAAGGGGTTCACCGATACAAAGATAAGGATGCGCGAGGGGCGTCCCGAGCTCGGGCTTAGAGTGGACAGGAAGAAGGCCGGCCTTATGGACATGAGCGTACTGAACGTGGCGGATATGGTCCATGCGCAGATGAGAGGGCTCAGGGCCACGCTCTTCCATACGGAGTCGAGCGAAGTCGAGACGATAGCCCGCCTGGACGAAAAATACAGGAAGACGTTCAAAGACCTGCACAAACTGGTATTGATGAACCAGGACGATGACCGCATATATCTGGAGCAGATAGTCGATTTTAAATACGACCTCGGCCCGAGCGAGATATGGCGGAAGAACAAGACGAGGATGATACAGGTAAGCTCCAATATCGGTAAATTCCCTCTCAGCAAGGCCATCACGATCACAAAGACGGCCCTTTCGGACCTTAAATTACCGGAAGGGTATTACTACAGGTTCGGGGGGAATTACCCGACGATGATGGCGACCCAGAAACAGTTCCGGGCCATAATATGGCTTGTCATCATATTGATATACCTTGTGCTCGCCGCCCTATTCGAGTCTTATTACCAGCCTTTCATAATAATGGTCTCCGTCCCGCTGGCAATGGTAGGGGTCGTTATAGCGTTATATGCGACCGGGAAGGCGGTCGGGATGGGTGTTTTTGTGGGGCTCATGATGCTGGGGGGCATAGTGGTCAATAACGCCATCCTTCTTATCGACCACACAAACCAGCTGGAGAAGAAGAATATACATTATCTCAGGGCATTGCTTATGGCATCGAGGGACAGGTTGCGGCCCATATTGATGACCACCATAACTACGCTTTTGGGGCTCCTGCCGATGGCCGTAAGCACGCATGAGGGCTCTAACCTGTGGAGCCCGCTTGCTATAACCGTCATGGGCGGTCTTACCAGCTCAGCCATACTCACACTGCTTATAGTGCCAGGGGTATATGTGATCTTTGAAGATATAAGCGTAAAAATATCAGAATTCTTAGGGAAAAGGAGAGGACCCGTTAAAACTGCTGCCGCGGAAGAGGATGCCGCGCAGGAAAACGGTTAAATATCGAAAAGAGGAGCTCATCATGAAGGTATCCGCTATCTTTTTTGTGACGGTTTCTGTGTTGTCGGCCGCCGTGTATGGGATCTCGGAAGAGCCGGCCGGGCAGGGTAAGGATGAAGCGGCGCAAACCGCCGTTACCGCACCGTCAGCCAACGGAGAAACCCCAAAAACGCCTGTCCCGGGATCTGAAGGCGGCAAGACCGTAAACGTTCCTGATATGGTTGTGCCGAAGGTGCCGATCCCGAGAGTCATCATTGAATATCCCGATGAGGTTACGGGCAAATACCCGAGCGAGATGAGCCCCTCAGAAAGGGTTGATTACGATAAGAGGATCAAGGCGGTAGCGCGGCCGATGGAAGGCATGGGCGCTTCCGGAAGAGAGAAAGCAACGAATAAAGATAAAGCAAATACGACAGTTGCAGTACCGACAGAGGTTAAAACTGATGAGGTAGAATTTGTATCGGTGGACGAAAATGATCCCGAAAACAGGAAGGTCGTAGTTAAGAAAGGCGACGGAACGATCATCTCCCTGGATGCCCCCAAACACATAGTGTTGACAAAGACAGTGGAACTATCAGCTCTCGGAAAAGGCGAAAAGATGAAGATAACATATATGGTTACAGGGGATAAAAACAGGCTGATTTCCGCATCCAACCGTATATTGCCCAGACAGAGGTAGATAAAAAGTCGCTCTCCTAACAAGTCACCCCGACGGGCAGATCAGAGAGAAAACTTCGTTTTAAGCTATAAAAAAGTTAGAAATTCCCTATTGACTCTTATATTATATATGATAATATTGTAGTGTGGCGAAAGGGAAGTTCATTTTTTTTGACCTATAAATTTAATGTTTAAAAAAGTATTTTAAAAGGTAATAAAATGATAGAATACTACAGCCCCCACAAGAAGATCTGGCTGAAACTGATCGCCGGCACGCTGATCGTGACCTTCGTATGGTACGACATAGCGTGGGCCGGCGATCTCTTTTATTACCCCAGGCCGATCCCGGTGGCGACTGCAGCGCCTGCCG
This genomic window contains:
- a CDS encoding efflux RND transporter permease subunit — translated: MSLPAFSIKRPVTMLMVYVILMLVGLLSLTQLPVELYPNISFGEISIIIEVRGGIPPTEVESLVTKPIEEAVGSVSHLEEMLSISKEGESTVVLSFEPGINMDFAALEVREKFARVKNKLPKEIEKPIIAQFKRSDVPIVIIAVTSLRRSTEEIRKIVDEEIREPLRRISGVADAEVAGGRERKILVEADQRKMAAYSVSLEKLISMISMNNLNLLSGDIETDKEKYLIRTIGLFKSVEEIKNIPVSALSDGTAIRLKDVANVVDSYLEPTGYARVNIRPVVSIYIQKESTANTIKVAQTIEEEVNRLKEKMPKDLHITITSNQANFIKEAIENLKVSLLQGAGLIMLVLTFFLVKLERRYIILTAVLLVSTLFLPTKLLYLLLAAMVITSVIIAKIRPVLIVSSAIPISVIITFSLMWAMKLSVNFMTLFGLALGVGMLVDNSIVVFENILSKNEKGLKGIPAAIEGTEEVWVAIWAGTLTHISVFLPMIFVGEEIKLLYGGVAWTVTFSLLVSLFVAITVVPLLTSRAKFYIKDVPTGYGKKDRAGFMTAIYAAQRKGVVYMIRKRYRVLMWAALIFLVSLFLFTKMGMEFLGTTEQNKFTIFIEMPTGTKLDVTDSFVKKVEAMVKEIPEAKIFSSRVEPWSSKIYVELVSLTKRKRSVKEVIEGIRPKVERLKPAFIYFEEEQEVGTKEIVLELFGYDYNTLREIAISMATRLGALKGFTDTKIRMREGRPELGLRVDRKKAGLMDMSVLNVADMVHAQMRGLRATLFHTESSEVETIARLDEKYRKTFKDLHKLVLMNQDDDRIYLEQIVDFKYDLGPSEIWRKNKTRMIQVSSNIGKFPLSKAITITKTALSDLKLPEGYYYRFGGNYPTMMATQKQFRAIIWLVIILIYLVLAALFESYYQPFIIMVSVPLAMVGVVIALYATGKAVGMGVFVGLMMLGGIVVNNAILLIDHTNQLEKKNIHYLRALLMASRDRLRPILMTTITTLLGLLPMAVSTHEGSNLWSPLAITVMGGLTSSAILTLLIVPGVYVIFEDISVKISEFLGKRRGPVKTAAAEEDAAQENG